A window of the Acidovorax sp. YS12 genome harbors these coding sequences:
- a CDS encoding carboxypeptidase regulatory-like domain-containing protein, with product MPNLIRLRHCATSFAAMARASLAAAALLVGTLATAPAHAADPAQLTIANGVVVKFGPGAGLQVRDRLFTGAGVTFTSMADDSVGGQVRAAPGTPQRGDWLGLLIEGSVTPQALGINGLALRYGGGSTGLPAGVQGGAALVLPGGGYGIANLQATHSTVGVRVIGSGAPSFSQSRLVQNATGLLAEQGAAPAVEASDLSANTDYGVRNTQPAAVVRAQGNWWGHATGPRDPVANPGGQGSAVSSGVDYGQHLQAEPVLTCTMAPTAGYFTRTRQIALRLDCPQAAQYRIAEQTPFTTEPWQNMAGTPTLAGYTLSSTPGDKMLHVEFRTAQGSANIFSLAQPIGYAPAGPLVTIDQPAAGAVLAQDTLVSLSATDPDGVASVELLLGTQRLALWNAPPYQTTWALASVPNGTYVLNAKATGTSGITSTTSRSVVVQKQGGPSAVVSATFGGSPLVANAMLTHPGLLAITAQSPVGVARIQASVNGAPLYSQTYANTPTATASQFIDFAQLPNGAHTLAITATDADSGQTLLTIPFTLDMNAPPAPAITAPAGGAKVSVPQVGVAGTAQPGASVQLYLNGQSTGNPLAASASGAFSGQVTLAEGTHQLSARASNSRGQGPASSAVAVTYAPSVPTVVFVNPPEGAVLSANTTLEVSALDAGGIAKVEFLANGQPLASRTSAPWSVSWPAATLADGAYTLQAIATNTAGKTAQASRSVQVQKVVPPPPPPPPPYVARSVTATPALSFGQSSVQIQGEAVSSEGAQPMPNAALRMVLRVQGFERRFNLVSDAAGRFAYTFAPQANDAGSYEVRVIHPDVTTYAKDAPQAVFTINRLGVNYAQYTLNAIRGFASTAQLSVTASSGTGATGVHWQALAADQPSGALPPGITLDLGSPVNIAAGTSAPVNIQLTGGPGAGESGTILLKLFATESGSQPRAELRLDYRLHEARPGLTPSPTALELGVQQGKSISGKLTLTNKGYAPAQNVQVALQARGGGAAPAWVSLDSAPDIGAIDLGQSALVQITARPGTDVADGYHQLQLRISAANDAGGTVPITIAVARDGQGTARFKLVDIYTGTLDAQGQPVEGLAGARITLQNEALTGDIRSATSNAQGIAEYSAIPPGNYRWRASAPRHQDASGRLTVYPGVTANERVFLDYQVVSIEFSVTETTIKDEYAIVLDATYQTQVPAPVVLLEPMSISLPALQQGEEHTGELTLSNYGLVRADNLQYALPASDANYKYEYFGQLPTQLAAKSRVSIPYRITALQALKSGVALNLAPAHKLEQLTSGKPPQPAGPVQNAIRAFLRTGDSQAIDKTASSAATVQAAAKAASCSSYQTQGCVAYDYDCAAGDKRSGSACSSISRVTGSGCGGPGSSGGTSGPTSGIGDVWGGGAWAAGGAMPLVPTCMPTCTDCSAGGGPGGGGGGGGGGGGSAGPGGGGAGGGPSTSMGAN from the coding sequence ATGCCAAACCTGATCCGTCTGCGCCATTGCGCCACGTCGTTTGCTGCCATGGCCCGCGCCAGCCTGGCCGCCGCAGCCCTGCTGGTGGGCACGCTGGCTACCGCGCCAGCCCATGCCGCTGATCCGGCACAGCTCACCATCGCCAACGGCGTGGTCGTCAAGTTCGGCCCCGGCGCGGGCCTGCAGGTGCGCGACCGGCTTTTCACCGGCGCCGGCGTCACCTTCACCAGCATGGCCGACGACTCGGTGGGCGGCCAGGTGCGGGCCGCTCCCGGTACGCCCCAGCGGGGCGACTGGCTCGGCCTGCTGATCGAAGGCAGCGTCACACCCCAGGCCCTGGGCATCAACGGCCTGGCCCTGCGCTACGGTGGCGGCTCCACTGGGCTGCCCGCAGGCGTGCAAGGCGGTGCGGCCCTGGTGCTGCCGGGCGGTGGCTACGGCATCGCCAACCTGCAGGCCACGCACAGCACCGTGGGCGTGCGCGTTATCGGCAGCGGTGCGCCCAGCTTCTCCCAATCGCGCCTGGTGCAGAACGCCACCGGCTTGCTGGCCGAGCAGGGCGCGGCCCCGGCGGTAGAAGCATCCGACCTCTCCGCCAACACCGACTACGGTGTGCGCAATACCCAGCCTGCCGCCGTGGTGCGCGCGCAGGGCAACTGGTGGGGCCACGCCACCGGCCCGCGCGACCCAGTGGCCAACCCAGGCGGGCAGGGCAGCGCCGTTTCATCGGGTGTGGATTACGGCCAGCACCTGCAGGCCGAGCCCGTGCTCACCTGCACCATGGCACCCACGGCGGGCTACTTCACCCGCACGCGGCAGATCGCGCTGCGGCTGGACTGCCCGCAGGCCGCGCAGTACCGCATTGCCGAGCAAACCCCTTTCACCACCGAGCCCTGGCAGAACATGGCGGGCACGCCCACGCTCGCCGGCTACACCCTTTCGTCCACGCCGGGCGACAAGATGCTCCACGTCGAGTTCCGCACGGCGCAGGGCAGCGCCAACATCTTCTCCCTGGCGCAGCCCATCGGCTACGCCCCGGCGGGCCCGCTTGTCACCATCGATCAGCCTGCCGCCGGGGCTGTGCTGGCGCAAGACACCCTCGTGTCCCTCTCCGCCACCGACCCCGATGGCGTGGCCAGTGTCGAATTGCTCCTGGGCACCCAGCGCCTCGCGCTCTGGAATGCGCCCCCTTATCAAACCACCTGGGCCTTGGCCAGCGTGCCCAACGGCACCTACGTGCTCAACGCCAAGGCCACCGGCACCAGCGGCATCACCAGCACCACCAGCCGCTCCGTGGTCGTGCAAAAGCAAGGCGGCCCCAGCGCCGTGGTCAGCGCCACCTTTGGCGGTAGCCCGCTCGTGGCCAACGCCATGCTCACCCACCCCGGCCTGCTCGCCATCACCGCGCAAAGCCCCGTGGGCGTGGCGCGCATCCAGGCCAGCGTGAACGGCGCGCCCCTCTACAGCCAGACCTACGCCAACACCCCCACGGCCACGGCCAGCCAGTTCATCGACTTCGCCCAGTTGCCCAACGGCGCCCACACCCTGGCCATCACCGCCACCGACGCCGACAGCGGCCAGACGCTGCTCACCATCCCCTTCACGCTGGACATGAACGCGCCGCCCGCGCCGGCCATCACCGCCCCGGCGGGCGGAGCCAAGGTCAGCGTGCCCCAGGTCGGCGTCGCGGGCACGGCGCAGCCCGGTGCCAGCGTGCAGCTCTACCTGAACGGCCAGAGCACCGGCAACCCCCTGGCCGCCAGCGCCAGCGGCGCCTTCTCCGGCCAGGTCACCCTGGCCGAAGGCACGCACCAGCTCAGCGCGCGCGCCAGCAACAGCCGGGGCCAGGGCCCGGCCAGCAGCGCCGTGGCCGTCACCTACGCGCCCAGCGTGCCCACCGTGGTCTTCGTCAACCCGCCCGAAGGCGCGGTGCTCAGCGCCAATACCACGCTCGAAGTCAGCGCCCTCGACGCGGGCGGCATCGCCAAGGTGGAATTCCTCGCCAACGGCCAGCCCCTGGCCAGCCGCACCAGCGCCCCCTGGAGCGTGTCCTGGCCCGCCGCCACGCTGGCCGACGGCGCCTACACCCTGCAGGCCATCGCCACCAACACCGCCGGCAAAACCGCCCAGGCCAGCCGCAGCGTGCAGGTGCAGAAGGTGGTGCCCCCGCCACCCCCGCCCCCGCCGCCCTACGTGGCGCGCAGCGTCACCGCCACGCCCGCGCTCTCCTTCGGCCAGAGCAGCGTGCAAATCCAGGGCGAAGCCGTCTCCAGCGAAGGCGCCCAGCCCATGCCCAACGCGGCGTTGCGCATGGTGCTGCGCGTGCAGGGCTTCGAGCGGCGCTTCAACCTGGTGAGCGACGCCGCCGGGCGCTTCGCCTACACCTTCGCGCCGCAGGCCAACGACGCCGGCAGCTACGAAGTGCGCGTGATCCACCCCGACGTCACCACCTACGCCAAGGACGCGCCCCAGGCAGTCTTCACCATCAACCGCCTGGGTGTGAACTACGCGCAGTACACGCTGAACGCCATCCGCGGCTTCGCTAGCACGGCGCAGCTCAGCGTCACGGCCAGCAGCGGCACCGGCGCCACCGGCGTGCACTGGCAGGCGCTGGCCGCTGACCAGCCCTCGGGCGCGCTGCCGCCCGGCATCACGCTGGACCTGGGCAGCCCCGTCAACATCGCCGCCGGCACCAGCGCCCCCGTCAACATCCAGCTCACCGGCGGCCCCGGCGCGGGCGAGAGCGGCACCATCCTCCTCAAGCTCTTCGCCACCGAGAGCGGCAGCCAGCCACGCGCCGAACTGCGCCTGGACTACCGCCTGCACGAAGCGCGCCCCGGCCTCACCCCCAGCCCCACGGCGCTGGAGCTGGGCGTGCAGCAAGGCAAGAGCATCAGCGGCAAACTCACCCTCACCAACAAAGGCTACGCCCCCGCGCAAAACGTGCAGGTGGCCCTGCAGGCACGCGGCGGCGGCGCCGCCCCCGCATGGGTCAGCCTCGACAGCGCCCCCGACATCGGCGCCATCGACCTGGGGCAAAGCGCCTTGGTGCAAATCACCGCCCGCCCCGGCACCGACGTGGCCGACGGCTACCACCAGCTGCAACTGCGCATCAGCGCCGCCAACGACGCCGGCGGCACCGTGCCCATCACCATCGCCGTCGCGCGCGACGGCCAGGGCACCGCGCGCTTCAAGCTCGTGGACATCTACACCGGTACCCTCGACGCCCAGGGCCAGCCCGTGGAAGGCCTGGCCGGCGCACGCATCACCCTGCAAAACGAAGCCCTCACCGGCGACATCCGCAGCGCCACCAGCAACGCCCAGGGCATCGCCGAATACAGCGCCATCCCACCCGGCAACTACCGCTGGCGCGCCAGCGCCCCACGCCACCAGGACGCCAGCGGGCGCCTCACGGTGTACCCCGGCGTCACCGCCAACGAACGCGTCTTCCTCGACTACCAGGTCGTCAGCATCGAATTCAGCGTGACCGAGACCACCATCAAGGACGAATACGCCATCGTGCTCGACGCCACGTACCAGACCCAGGTACCGGCCCCTGTCGTCCTGCTGGAGCCCATGAGCATCAGCCTGCCCGCGCTGCAGCAAGGCGAAGAACACACCGGCGAACTCACCCTGAGCAACTACGGCCTGGTGCGCGCGGACAACCTGCAATACGCGCTGCCCGCCAGCGACGCGAACTACAAGTACGAATACTTCGGCCAGCTCCCCACCCAGCTCGCCGCCAAGAGCCGCGTCAGCATCCCGTACCGCATCACCGCGCTGCAGGCGCTCAAGAGCGGCGTGGCGCTGAACCTGGCGCCCGCGCACAAGCTCGAGCAACTCACCAGCGGCAAACCCCCGCAGCCCGCCGGCCCGGTGCAAAACGCCATACGCGCCTTCCTGCGCACGGGTGACAGCCAGGCCATCGACAAAACCGCCAGCAGCGCCGCCACCGTGCAGGCCGCCGCCAAGGCCGCCAGTTGCAGCAGCTACCAGACGCAAGGGTGCGTGGCCTACGACTACGACTGCGCGGCGGGCGACAAGCGCAGCGGCAGCGCATGCAGCAGCATCAGCCGGGTCACGGGCAGCGGGTGCGGCGGGCCTGGCAGCAGTGGCGGCACCAGCGGCCCCACATCAGGCATTGGAGACGTCTGGGGCGGCGGCGCGTGGGCTGCTGGCGGCGCCATGCCCCTGGTGCCCACCTGCATGCCCACCTGCACTGACTGTTCGGCCGGAGGCGGCCCGGGCGGAGGAGGGGGCGGCGGTGGCGGAGGTGGAGGCTCCGCAGGCCCGGGAGGCGGTGGCGCAGGAGGCGGCCCTAGCACCAGCATGGGCGCCAACTGA
- a CDS encoding RHS repeat protein, giving the protein MTLKTIAAGACCIRAGGPFFLKSIAALALSLALSLGTGLAHAQPSTRQVSLPNQDYTESTEDLAVKVLGGQVAINRTWTFGRWYLNDRWADLVLQPDPLGGVLAVNRADRIYTRVSGTAQPTYRFDENNIIKATGPDAAPLTGWQWYDREGNTIDYDATGRMLGWANAAGVKVTLARDSQGRLSAVKDHHGREVLTLQYNASGQPATISDNTGRSVRYEWSVPGASAGTGPNGSIGTALLTQVTDTRGGTWRYTYTAGGYIQTRTDPAGGQIRLSYMTQPARVVMATGMASTGTGSTKVSLPPAPRIASLTDETGGVTNYRIDYDRVRREYLVNIQQPGGSVHQRRYDSGGKLLQNSVDGMELSVVSKVSATQERITDARGLVTTIQYDSASSKRPIKTIHPDGSSETSSYDPVYNRKTRHTNALGIVSTWAYDAQGNTTQYVEAQGKPEQRATHYGYDQWGQMTTKTRGAGDGRGPDAITERFEYDDAGNVTKVIDGEGHATRYSYNSLGQVLSQTNALGYTTTYTYDAAGNRTSSTNALNETVNYGYDARGRKTQTVSAEGRKQAVVYDSAGRVTETMAPGQSAGQGTRIGYDQAGNQSQITSPSGLVTKTSYDSQGRITRIEDPAGNVTTYEYGAKGSPLAGLLTATNYPTYKETYQYDQRGRQTAATQHLSADQTRTQRQSYDAMGQRISSTDPAGRTTLYQYDGLGRVAQTTDPMAQHTRQGWNAHDQLVSLTDANGNTHWFEYDKRGNKTKETRPMGGAILYSYDAVGNINQRTDAGGNTRAYTYDAAARLVQEEHKLNGLTLDQRISYQYDKDGLLISYVQNDGSGSLISSATYTQDAQGRNAQSAITYGKLDGSGVLNFTLGQSFNQDGQLASHTYPDGSQQTYSYANGHLAKVTLPNGSGISYQDYQWMQPTCIQMPGATSTIAYDALQRYISIDVRNNTSQLLIGRKYKYDSSGNIAEIQFDIGGVEYNYDSLGRLTQARPDNILQALGLPQEQYSYDAVGNRLSSAHQPGTWIYNRDNQLTQYPRIAPFSTAVSQDTQVSYTQQGHMAQEKSGAWQRDYRYNAAERLMEISHNGRVTNYRYDLFGRRIIKDSGYPSSGEPIYYLYSDIGLMGEVDSQGMLIKAYGWNTEMAQQGGWSTDPIWQAEVSGGSLIGSASTYHYLYTDHLATPMLSTDKVGNITWKGVSEAFGATKSDIWATEMNLRFPGQYWDGETNSHYNFQRDYNVELGRYIQSDPIGLSGGVNIFTYANGDPLGSIDPEGLWAIQPGTRPWEHIPVGGGSGAVVSPTGGGGGRSGGGATGGSGAGSAGGGRVPVPIPVVDPHDRPWRKRDTWHVYVSCHVKKEVVCENCPDFIGGNAYGGTFTEANARAQSDANANLSYQGAKGCQARHCKAVACFVNGREIHCPQPQ; this is encoded by the coding sequence ATGACTCTCAAAACAATAGCTGCTGGCGCTTGCTGCATAAGGGCTGGAGGCCCATTCTTCTTAAAATCCATCGCTGCCCTGGCGTTGAGCCTGGCCCTGAGCCTGGGCACCGGCCTGGCCCACGCCCAACCCAGCACACGCCAGGTCAGCCTGCCCAACCAGGACTACACGGAAAGCACCGAAGACCTGGCGGTCAAGGTACTGGGCGGGCAAGTGGCCATCAACCGTACCTGGACATTCGGCCGCTGGTACCTCAACGACCGCTGGGCCGACCTGGTACTGCAGCCCGACCCGCTGGGCGGCGTACTCGCAGTCAACCGGGCCGACCGCATCTACACCCGCGTCAGCGGCACCGCGCAGCCCACCTACCGCTTCGACGAAAACAACATCATCAAGGCCACCGGCCCGGACGCCGCCCCCCTCACCGGCTGGCAGTGGTACGACCGCGAAGGCAACACCATCGACTACGACGCCACGGGCCGCATGCTCGGCTGGGCCAACGCCGCAGGCGTCAAAGTCACGCTGGCGCGCGACAGCCAGGGCCGCCTGAGCGCCGTCAAGGACCACCACGGGCGCGAAGTCCTCACCCTGCAATACAACGCCAGCGGCCAGCCCGCCACCATCAGCGACAACACCGGGCGCAGCGTGCGCTACGAATGGAGCGTGCCCGGCGCCAGCGCAGGCACAGGCCCCAACGGCAGCATAGGCACCGCCTTGCTCACCCAGGTCACCGACACACGCGGCGGCACCTGGCGCTACACCTACACCGCAGGCGGCTACATCCAGACCCGCACCGACCCGGCAGGCGGGCAAATCCGCCTGAGCTACATGACCCAGCCCGCGCGCGTCGTCATGGCCACCGGCATGGCCAGCACAGGCACCGGCAGCACCAAAGTCAGCCTGCCCCCGGCCCCGCGCATCGCCAGCCTGACGGATGAAACCGGCGGCGTCACCAACTACCGCATCGACTACGACCGCGTGCGCCGCGAATACCTGGTCAACATCCAGCAGCCCGGCGGCAGCGTGCACCAGCGCCGCTACGACAGCGGCGGCAAACTGCTGCAAAACAGCGTGGACGGCATGGAGCTGAGCGTAGTCAGCAAAGTCAGCGCCACGCAGGAACGCATCACCGACGCGCGCGGCCTGGTCACCACCATCCAATACGACAGCGCCAGCAGCAAAAGGCCCATCAAGACCATCCACCCGGATGGCAGCAGCGAAACCAGCAGCTACGACCCGGTGTACAACCGCAAGACCCGGCACACCAACGCCTTGGGCATCGTCAGCACCTGGGCCTACGATGCGCAGGGCAACACCACCCAATACGTGGAAGCGCAAGGAAAACCGGAGCAGCGCGCCACGCACTACGGCTACGACCAGTGGGGCCAGATGACCACAAAAACAAGAGGCGCTGGCGATGGGCGGGGGCCAGACGCTATCACCGAGAGGTTTGAATACGACGACGCGGGCAACGTGACCAAGGTCATCGACGGGGAAGGACACGCAACCCGCTACAGCTACAACAGTCTGGGCCAAGTGCTGAGCCAGACCAACGCGCTGGGCTACACCACCACCTACACCTACGACGCGGCGGGTAACCGGACCAGCAGCACGAATGCGCTGAATGAAACCGTCAACTACGGCTACGACGCCAGGGGGCGCAAGACGCAGACCGTCAGCGCCGAAGGGCGGAAACAGGCCGTGGTTTATGACAGTGCAGGCCGGGTTACCGAAACCATGGCCCCCGGACAAAGCGCAGGCCAGGGAACGCGCATCGGGTACGACCAGGCAGGTAACCAGAGCCAGATCACCAGTCCGAGCGGCCTTGTAACGAAAACCAGCTACGACAGCCAGGGGCGTATCACGCGAATAGAAGACCCGGCGGGCAACGTCACCACCTACGAATACGGGGCCAAGGGCAGTCCGCTGGCGGGTTTACTCACAGCAACCAACTACCCCACCTACAAGGAAACTTACCAGTACGACCAGCGGGGCAGACAGACCGCCGCCACCCAGCACCTGAGCGCAGACCAGACCAGAACCCAGCGCCAGAGTTACGACGCCATGGGGCAGCGTATCAGCAGCACCGACCCGGCAGGCCGCACCACGCTGTACCAATACGACGGCCTGGGCCGCGTGGCGCAAACCACTGACCCTATGGCACAGCACACCCGGCAAGGATGGAATGCTCATGACCAGCTTGTGAGTCTGACGGATGCCAATGGCAATACGCACTGGTTTGAATACGACAAGAGGGGGAATAAGACCAAGGAAACTCGGCCCATGGGCGGCGCCATCCTGTACAGCTATGACGCGGTAGGCAATATAAATCAGAGGACGGATGCAGGCGGTAATACCAGGGCCTATACCTATGACGCCGCCGCAAGGTTGGTGCAGGAAGAACACAAGCTGAATGGATTGACGCTGGATCAGCGTATCTCTTACCAATATGACAAGGATGGATTGCTCATCAGCTATGTACAGAACGATGGCAGCGGATCTCTGATTAGCAGTGCTACGTATACCCAAGATGCGCAGGGGCGAAACGCCCAAAGTGCCATCACCTATGGCAAGCTGGATGGCAGCGGTGTATTGAACTTCACTCTGGGGCAGAGCTTCAACCAAGATGGACAACTGGCCAGTCATACTTATCCGGATGGCAGTCAGCAAACCTACAGTTATGCTAATGGGCACCTGGCCAAGGTGACACTGCCCAACGGCAGTGGAATCAGCTACCAGGATTACCAATGGATGCAGCCTACGTGCATTCAGATGCCCGGGGCTACTAGTACTATCGCATACGATGCTTTGCAGCGGTATATTAGTATTGATGTGCGCAATAACACGAGCCAACTTTTGATTGGTCGTAAATATAAATATGATTCCTCTGGGAATATCGCGGAAATTCAGTTCGATATAGGTGGGGTGGAGTATAATTACGACTCACTCGGTCGCTTGACGCAAGCCCGTCCGGATAATATTTTGCAAGCGCTGGGATTGCCGCAAGAACAATACAGCTACGATGCGGTGGGTAACCGCCTGAGCAGTGCCCACCAACCGGGCACCTGGATTTATAACAGGGATAATCAACTGACACAATATCCTAGAATTGCGCCATTCAGCACGGCGGTATCCCAAGACACGCAGGTGAGCTACACGCAGCAGGGACATATGGCCCAGGAAAAGTCTGGAGCTTGGCAGAGAGATTATCGCTATAATGCGGCTGAGCGGTTAATGGAAATAAGCCATAATGGAAGGGTGACGAACTATCGGTATGACCTTTTTGGGCGTAGAATAATCAAGGACAGCGGGTATCCTAGTTCGGGTGAACCCATTTACTACTTGTACAGTGATATCGGGTTGATGGGAGAGGTGGACAGCCAGGGCATGCTCATCAAAGCGTATGGTTGGAACACCGAGATGGCACAGCAGGGGGGGTGGAGTACAGACCCTATTTGGCAGGCAGAAGTGAGTGGCGGTAGTCTTATTGGTAGCGCTAGTACATACCACTACCTTTATACGGATCATCTGGCAACGCCGATGTTGTCGACGGACAAGGTAGGTAACATAACATGGAAAGGAGTATCAGAAGCATTTGGGGCAACCAAGTCGGATATCTGGGCAACGGAGATGAACCTGAGATTTCCAGGGCAATATTGGGATGGGGAAACAAATAGTCATTACAATTTTCAGCGGGACTACAATGTGGAATTGGGAAGATATATCCAGAGTGATCCAATTGGCTTGAGTGGGGGGGTAAATATTTTTACCTATGCGAATGGAGATCCACTAGGCAGCATTGATCCTGAAGGTCTTTGGGCGATTCAACCAGGGACGAGGCCATGGGAGCACATCCCTGTTGGCGGAGGCAGCGGTGCGGTAGTGTCACCAACCGGTGGTGGCGGTGGGCGCAGCGGCGGGGGAGCGACTGGTGGATCTGGCGCAGGTAGTGCTGGTGGAGGTCGAGTACCAGTTCCTATTCCAGTAGTTGACCCCCATGATCGTCCCTGGCGAAAACGTGATACATGGCATGTGTATGTTAGTTGTCATGTGAAGAAAGAAGTGGTTTGCGAAAATTGTCCGGATTTTATTGGAGGTAATGCATATGGGGGAACATTCACAGAGGCAAATGCTAGAGCTCAATCAGATGCAAATGCAAATTTGTCTTACCAAGGGGCAAAAGGCTGCCAAGCGAGGCACTGTAAAGCAGTTGCTTGTTTTGTTAATGGAAGAGAAATACACTGCCCCCAACCCCAATGA